One segment of Variovorax sp. PAMC28562 DNA contains the following:
- a CDS encoding flavin reductase family protein yields MDIDFSKLTEHQRYKLMASLIVPRPIALVTTLGADGVVNAAPFSMFNMMGEEPPIVMISVNRLQDGALKDTAANIVREREFVVHLADEDTAEQMHRCGERHPAHVSELEVVGFTALPSNYVKPPRIAEVPVAFECTLWETLETESRQIFIGQVRWMHARDELIDTAHWRVRLQHYFPIGRFGASFYVKTRDRYSLAAQGEVRSTQIDEM; encoded by the coding sequence ATGGACATCGACTTCTCGAAACTGACCGAACATCAGCGCTACAAACTCATGGCGAGCCTGATCGTGCCGCGGCCCATCGCGCTGGTGACCACGCTCGGCGCCGACGGCGTGGTCAATGCGGCGCCCTTCAGCATGTTCAACATGATGGGCGAAGAGCCGCCGATCGTGATGATCAGCGTCAACCGCCTGCAAGATGGCGCGCTCAAGGACACCGCAGCCAACATCGTGCGCGAGCGCGAGTTCGTGGTGCATCTGGCCGACGAAGACACTGCCGAGCAGATGCACCGCTGCGGCGAGCGCCATCCGGCGCATGTGAGCGAACTCGAAGTGGTCGGCTTCACTGCATTGCCGAGCAACTACGTCAAGCCGCCACGCATCGCCGAAGTGCCGGTCGCCTTTGAGTGCACGTTGTGGGAAACGCTCGAAACCGAAAGCCGTCAGATCTTTATCGGCCAAGTGCGGTGGATGCATGCGCGCGACGAGTTGATCGACACCGCACACTGGCGGGTGCGGCTGCAGCACTACTTTCCGATAGGCCGCTTTGGCGCGAGTTTCTACGTGAAGACGCGCGATCGGTACTCGCTGGCAGCGCAGGGCGAAGTGCGGAGTACGCAGATCGACGAGATGTAG